The Caulobacter sp. FWC26 genome contains a region encoding:
- a CDS encoding cob(I)yrinic acid a,c-diamide adenosyltransferase: protein MVTLNRIYTRTGDGGSTRLATGAPVSKASPRVDAYGGVDETNAAIGQARQHTGADPVLDAMLERIQNDLFDLGADLATPEQHGKPEWEPLRVLESQVERLEREIDQLNGEMSPLTSFVLPAGSPAAAALHVARTVCRRAERGVVALSEMDGEIVGVPAIKYLNRLSDLLFVAARWANDKGQADVLWKPGATR, encoded by the coding sequence ATGGTCACGCTGAACCGCATCTATACCCGCACCGGCGACGGCGGCTCGACCCGCCTGGCCACCGGGGCGCCGGTCAGCAAGGCCTCGCCACGCGTCGACGCCTATGGCGGGGTCGACGAGACCAACGCCGCGATCGGCCAGGCCCGCCAGCACACCGGAGCCGATCCGGTGCTGGACGCCATGCTGGAGCGGATTCAGAACGACCTCTTCGACCTGGGCGCGGATCTGGCCACCCCCGAGCAGCACGGCAAGCCCGAATGGGAGCCCCTGCGCGTGCTGGAAAGCCAGGTCGAACGGCTGGAGCGCGAGATCGACCAGCTGAACGGCGAGATGTCGCCGTTGACCTCGTTCGTCCTGCCCGCCGGCTCGCCGGCCGCCGCCGCCCTGCATGTGGCGCGCACGGTCTGCCGCCGCGCCGAGCGCGGTGTCGTGGCCCTGTCGGAGATGGACGGCGAGATCGTCGGCGTTCCGGCGATCAAGTATCTGAACCGCCTGTCGGACCTTCTGTTCGTCGCGGCCCGCTGGGCCAACGACAAGGGTCAGGCCGACGTGCTGTGGAAGCCGGGCGCGACGCGCTAG
- a CDS encoding M20 family peptidase, with protein MGIGGKVALTAVGLVLAVSAVVAVRTATFEAPAQADPAAARLAPARPVDVAKAADHLAQAIRFQTISHQDRAEDQPAEWDKLHAWLQATYPLAHKAMTREVVGGHGLVYTWTGSNPALPPIVLMAHQDVVPVTPGSEGQWTHPPFAGVVANGKVWGRGAIDDKGSLVTIFEALESVAAGGFKPVRTIIIVSGHDEEVRGEGARAAAALLKSRNVKAQFVLDEGMAVVADHPVTGKPAAIVGVAEKGYATLKVTAPAVGGHSSAPPKDGGGVVTLAKAVQAIHDNPFPMKFEGPGADMLKAIAPHASPVVKIFAANTWLFSSLLVNVTAKSPAGAAMLHTTIAPTMLKGSPKENVLPQDATAWINYRIAPGDSSDKVMAKAKEAVGDLPVELAFQGNRNEPSAVSSTESEAWKTLAGLAADESKAPVVPGLVTAGTDSRYMGGVSSDVYRFQPLVLTVDGTKVIHGTDEHISLDNVERMVRFYQRLVETAGSR; from the coding sequence ATGGGTATCGGGGGCAAGGTCGCGCTGACGGCCGTGGGATTGGTGCTGGCCGTGAGCGCCGTGGTGGCGGTGCGGACCGCGACATTCGAGGCGCCGGCCCAGGCCGATCCCGCCGCCGCCAGGCTGGCGCCGGCCCGGCCGGTCGACGTGGCCAAGGCTGCGGACCACCTGGCGCAGGCCATCCGCTTCCAGACCATCAGCCACCAGGACCGCGCCGAAGACCAGCCGGCCGAGTGGGACAAGCTGCACGCCTGGCTGCAGGCCACCTATCCGCTGGCCCACAAGGCCATGACCCGCGAGGTCGTGGGCGGCCATGGCCTGGTCTACACGTGGACCGGCTCGAACCCGGCCCTGCCGCCGATCGTGCTGATGGCCCACCAGGACGTGGTGCCGGTCACGCCCGGCAGCGAGGGGCAGTGGACCCACCCGCCCTTCGCCGGCGTCGTCGCCAATGGCAAGGTCTGGGGGCGCGGGGCGATCGACGACAAGGGCTCGCTGGTCACCATCTTCGAGGCGCTGGAGAGCGTGGCGGCGGGCGGCTTCAAGCCGGTCCGCACCATCATCATCGTCAGCGGTCATGACGAGGAGGTGCGTGGCGAGGGCGCCCGGGCGGCGGCGGCGCTTCTGAAGTCGCGCAACGTCAAGGCTCAGTTCGTGCTGGACGAGGGCATGGCGGTGGTCGCCGACCATCCGGTCACCGGCAAGCCGGCGGCCATCGTCGGCGTGGCCGAGAAGGGCTATGCGACCCTGAAGGTCACCGCCCCGGCCGTCGGCGGTCACTCCTCGGCCCCGCCCAAGGACGGCGGCGGCGTGGTCACCCTGGCCAAGGCGGTGCAGGCGATCCACGACAACCCCTTCCCGATGAAGTTCGAGGGGCCGGGCGCGGACATGCTGAAGGCGATCGCGCCCCACGCCTCGCCGGTGGTGAAGATCTTCGCGGCCAATACCTGGCTATTCTCGTCGCTGCTGGTGAACGTCACGGCCAAGAGCCCGGCGGGCGCGGCCATGCTGCACACCACCATCGCGCCGACGATGCTCAAGGGGTCTCCCAAGGAGAACGTCCTGCCGCAGGACGCCACCGCCTGGATCAACTACCGCATCGCGCCGGGCGACAGCTCCGACAAGGTGATGGCCAAGGCCAAGGAAGCGGTCGGCGACCTGCCCGTCGAATTGGCCTTCCAGGGCAACCGCAACGAGCCTTCGGCCGTGTCGTCGACCGAGTCCGAGGCCTGGAAGACCCTGGCGGGCCTGGCCGCCGACGAGAGCAAGGCCCCGGTCGTGCCGGGCCTCGTCACCGCCGGCACCGACAGCCGCTACATGGGCGGGGTCTCAAGCGACGTCTACCGCTTCCAGCCGCTGGTGCTGACCGTCGACGGCACCAAGGTGATCCACGGCACCGACGAGCACATCAGCCTGGACAATGTCGAGCGCATGGTGCGCTTCTATCAGCGCCTGGTGGAGACGGCGGGGTCGCGGTAG
- a CDS encoding twin transmembrane helix small protein, with amino-acid sequence MSHLFDFLVPAALLAVLIALGAGLYALFRGGDFGRSWSNKLMRLRVLLQFIAIIVLVAAAFWWRKGA; translated from the coding sequence ATGTCGCACCTGTTTGACTTCCTCGTTCCCGCCGCGCTTCTGGCGGTTCTGATCGCCCTGGGGGCGGGCCTTTACGCCCTGTTTCGCGGGGGCGATTTCGGCCGCTCCTGGTCGAACAAGCTGATGCGGCTGCGCGTGCTCTTGCAGTTCATCGCCATCATCGTCCTGGTCGCCGCCGCCTTCTGGTGGCGGAAGGGCGCTTAA
- a CDS encoding TetR/AcrR family transcriptional regulator yields the protein MGVRDEQKAATREKVLDAARDLFNDVGYEETTIRAIAERAGVSVGSVFTTFASKAEVLSHVMTHRLDELYAEFDRVIPFLRGSTSDRLCSIFAIHYAFETRRVKLFLAHIAASYNPNNEAGVTPYGLNPRLSQMLIDVLEDGVRKGEVRADLDLGLLVDTLKAAYAWNYRMAAAKGGDLAATEMSAVMDRQIALIAEGWKPR from the coding sequence TTGGGCGTAAGAGACGAGCAGAAGGCGGCGACGCGCGAGAAGGTTCTCGACGCCGCCAGGGACCTGTTCAACGACGTTGGCTATGAAGAGACCACCATCCGCGCCATCGCGGAGCGGGCGGGGGTCTCGGTCGGCAGCGTCTTCACCACCTTCGCCTCCAAGGCGGAGGTGCTCAGCCATGTGATGACCCACCGCCTGGACGAGCTCTACGCCGAGTTCGACCGGGTGATCCCGTTCCTGCGGGGCAGCACTTCCGATCGCCTGTGCTCGATCTTCGCCATTCACTACGCGTTCGAGACCCGGCGCGTGAAGCTGTTCCTGGCTCACATCGCCGCGTCCTACAATCCAAACAACGAAGCGGGCGTCACGCCCTACGGCCTCAATCCACGTCTCAGCCAGATGCTGATCGACGTGCTGGAGGACGGCGTGCGCAAGGGCGAAGTCCGGGCCGATCTCGACCTTGGCCTGCTGGTCGACACCCTGAAGGCCGCCTACGCCTGGAACTACCGCATGGCGGCCGCCAAGGGCGGTGATCTGGCCGCGACGGAGATGTCGGCGGTGATGGACCGCCAGATCGCCCTGATCGCCGAGGGCTGGAAGCCGCGGTAG
- a CDS encoding electron transfer flavoprotein subunit beta/FixA family protein, translating into MKVLVPVKRVIDYNVKARVKADQTGVDLANVKMSMNPFCEIAVEEAVRLKEKGVATEVVIVSIGPAQAQETIRTALAMGGDRGVLITTDADPEPLAVAKLLAAVVAEENPNLVLMGKQAIDGDNNAVGQMLSALLGWPQATYASALEVSAASAKVTREVDGGLQTIDVDLPAVVTADLRLNEPRYASLPNIMKAKKKEIVSKTVADYGVDIAPRLKVLKVTEPPKRSAGIKVETAADLVSKLNTAGVL; encoded by the coding sequence ATGAAGGTCCTAGTCCCGGTTAAACGGGTGATCGATTATAACGTGAAGGCCCGCGTGAAGGCGGACCAGACGGGCGTCGACCTGGCGAACGTCAAGATGTCGATGAATCCTTTCTGTGAGATCGCGGTCGAAGAAGCCGTGCGTCTCAAGGAAAAGGGTGTGGCGACCGAGGTCGTCATCGTCAGCATCGGTCCGGCGCAGGCCCAGGAAACCATCCGTACGGCGCTGGCCATGGGCGGCGACCGCGGGGTGCTGATCACCACCGACGCCGATCCCGAGCCGCTGGCCGTGGCCAAGCTGCTGGCCGCCGTGGTGGCCGAGGAAAACCCGAACCTCGTCCTGATGGGCAAGCAGGCGATCGACGGCGACAACAACGCCGTGGGCCAGATGCTGTCGGCTCTGCTGGGCTGGCCGCAGGCGACCTATGCCTCGGCGCTCGAAGTCTCGGCCGCCAGCGCCAAGGTCACCCGCGAAGTCGACGGCGGCCTGCAGACGATCGACGTCGATCTGCCGGCCGTGGTCACCGCCGACCTGCGCCTGAACGAGCCGCGCTATGCGTCTCTGCCCAACATCATGAAGGCCAAGAAGAAGGAGATCGTCAGCAAGACGGTCGCCGACTACGGCGTCGACATCGCGCCGCGCCTGAAGGTCCTGAAGGTCACCGAGCCGCCGAAGCGCTCGGCCGGCATCAAGGTCGAGACGGCCGCTGACCTGGTTTCCAAGCTGAACACCGCGGGGGTGCTGTAA
- a CDS encoding TetR/AcrR family transcriptional regulator encodes MSFVSVNIEQGAETPVKLTRRALAKQRTRERVLAAARRLFSERGYEGATIRDIAQAAGMSTGAVFASFADKSELFEEILTADYEVIYAQMTQAARAAKTVDEALLGLFGVAYSFHLEQLPLLRASISVSWTRSEVAERRARNDIKHIFKLIGVTLQRAVDEGQLKKDIDAKLLAEITWDVYVANYRRAVYDGWSVEALLARLSDQLKVIFAGARA; translated from the coding sequence ATGAGCTTTGTGTCCGTCAATATCGAACAGGGCGCCGAGACCCCGGTGAAGCTGACCCGCCGCGCGCTGGCCAAGCAGCGCACGCGCGAGCGCGTGTTGGCCGCCGCCCGCCGTCTGTTCAGCGAGCGCGGCTATGAAGGCGCCACCATCCGGGACATCGCCCAGGCCGCCGGCATGTCGACCGGCGCGGTGTTCGCCAGCTTCGCCGACAAGTCGGAGCTGTTCGAAGAAATCCTGACCGCCGACTACGAGGTCATCTACGCCCAGATGACCCAGGCCGCCCGCGCCGCCAAGACGGTGGACGAGGCGCTGCTGGGCCTGTTTGGCGTGGCCTACAGCTTCCACCTGGAGCAACTGCCGCTGCTGCGCGCCAGCATCTCGGTGTCGTGGACGCGTTCGGAAGTCGCCGAGCGCCGGGCCCGCAACGACATCAAGCACATCTTCAAGCTGATCGGCGTGACCCTGCAGCGCGCTGTCGACGAAGGTCAGCTCAAGAAGGATATCGACGCCAAGCTCTTGGCTGAAATCACTTGGGACGTGTATGTCGCCAACTACCGCCGCGCCGTCTACGACGGCTGGTCGGTTGAGGCTCTGCTGGCGCGGCTTTCGGATCAACTGAAGGTCATCTTCGCGGGCGCCCGCGCTTAA
- a CDS encoding CsbD family protein has product MKRTLSLSLVALFATGALAACDKEAGRKQETIGKVESGVGEIVGDKDLKKEGQKDQVAGNLKQGEIKDAIKDAKK; this is encoded by the coding sequence ATGAAGCGCACCCTGTCCCTGTCCCTCGTAGCCCTCTTCGCGACCGGCGCTCTGGCCGCCTGCGACAAGGAGGCCGGCCGCAAGCAGGAGACGATCGGCAAGGTCGAGTCCGGCGTCGGCGAGATCGTCGGCGACAAGGACCTGAAGAAGGAAGGCCAGAAGGACCAGGTGGCCGGCAACCTCAAGCAGGGCGAGATCAAGGACGCGATCAAGGACGCGAAGAAGTAG
- a CDS encoding aromatic ring-hydroxylating dioxygenase subunit alpha, protein MPDDAASTAKARPAPADTFGEGFVWDAWYVAAMSPDLKPGTKSKREYLGEPVLLGRTRGGEVYAIRDICPHRAAALSAGRLVREADGTDSVECPYHGWRFGPDGACTAIPSLTADSDFDIAKVRVRRYPTVEAQGLVWIWMSSNPRFDGEPPEPPPVIPGVVGGKPKLVDYLDYDIHIDHAVLGLIDPAHGPYVHQQWWWRTKTSQHEKKKCFAPSEAGFTMVRHEPSKNSKAYAILGGEPLTEITFRLPGLRWEHVTVGDKQVLALSAMTPINAHKTRMNQIMWSDHWAFTALYPIIRIAARAFLRQDGKIVENQTPGLKCNPPLMWVGDADQQARWYHQCKREWNLSRREGRPFVNPVKDQTLRWRT, encoded by the coding sequence ATGCCAGACGACGCCGCCTCCACCGCGAAAGCCAGACCCGCCCCCGCCGATACGTTCGGCGAGGGGTTCGTCTGGGACGCCTGGTACGTGGCGGCCATGTCGCCGGACCTGAAGCCGGGGACCAAGTCCAAGCGCGAGTATCTGGGCGAGCCGGTGCTGCTGGGCCGCACGCGCGGCGGCGAAGTCTACGCCATCCGCGACATCTGTCCCCACCGCGCCGCCGCCCTGTCGGCCGGCCGCCTGGTGCGCGAGGCCGACGGGACCGACAGCGTCGAGTGCCCCTATCACGGCTGGCGGTTCGGACCCGACGGCGCCTGCACCGCGATCCCGTCCCTGACCGCCGACAGCGACTTCGACATCGCCAAGGTGCGGGTGCGCCGCTATCCCACCGTCGAGGCGCAGGGCCTGGTGTGGATCTGGATGTCGTCCAACCCGCGCTTCGACGGGGAGCCGCCCGAGCCGCCGCCGGTGATCCCGGGCGTGGTGGGCGGCAAGCCGAAGCTGGTCGATTATCTGGACTACGACATCCATATCGACCACGCCGTGCTGGGCCTGATCGACCCGGCCCACGGCCCTTACGTCCATCAGCAGTGGTGGTGGCGCACCAAGACCAGCCAGCACGAGAAGAAGAAGTGCTTCGCGCCCAGCGAGGCCGGCTTCACCATGGTGCGGCACGAGCCGTCCAAGAACTCCAAGGCCTACGCCATCCTGGGCGGCGAGCCCCTGACCGAGATCACCTTCCGCCTGCCGGGCCTGCGCTGGGAGCATGTGACCGTGGGCGACAAGCAGGTGCTGGCCCTGTCGGCCATGACCCCGATCAACGCTCACAAGACCCGGATGAACCAGATCATGTGGTCGGATCACTGGGCGTTTACGGCGCTCTATCCGATCATCCGCATCGCCGCCCGCGCCTTCCTGCGCCAGGACGGCAAGATCGTCGAGAACCAGACGCCCGGCCTCAAGTGCAACCCGCCCCTGATGTGGGTGGGCGACGCCGACCAGCAGGCCCGCTGGTACCACCAGTGCAAGCGCGAATGGAACTTGAGCCGCCGCGAGGGCCGGCCGTTCGTCAATCCGGTCAAGGACCAGACGCTGCGCTGGCGGACGTGA